One part of the Bacillus rossius redtenbacheri isolate Brsri chromosome 18, Brsri_v3, whole genome shotgun sequence genome encodes these proteins:
- the LOC134541312 gene encoding large ribosomal subunit protein uL30m, producing MNKFFCQLYRNYSSESGGIKYLGFSYYPRFPDRPDPPYRAEKLLMVERIRPVKGNPYWDKDLLKKLKLDGKGKAVTILKNIPESNARLWKIKHLVRITPITCPHGLPEEGDYSGTYLKEDGQFVVSRRLKVDPARVEATDKFLSDGNKMDGATLKKQLRLKWLNPFN from the exons ATGAATAAGTTTTTCTGTCAGTTGTACAGAAATTATTCTTCTGAATCTGGTGGCATTAAATATTTAGGATTTTCGTACTATCCAag GTTCCCCGATCGACCAGACCCTCCGTACAGAGCGGAGAAGCTGTTGATGGTCGAACGGATCCGCCCTGTGAAGGGCAACCCGTACTGGGACAAGGACCTGTTGAAGAAGCTGAAGCTGGACGGCAAG GGCAAGGCAGTGACGATCTTGAAGAACATACCCGAGAGCAATGCCCGTCTGTGGAAGATCAAGCACCTGGTGAGGATCACCCCGATCACGTGCCCGCACGGCTTGCCCGAAGAAGGCGACTACAGCGGGACCTACCTCAAAGAAGACGGGCAGTTCGTGGTGAGCCGTCGCCTGAAAGTCGACCCCGCGAGAGTCGAAGCGACGGACAAGTTCCTCAGTGACGGCAATAAAATGGACGGTGCCACTCTGAAAAAGCAGTTGCGCCTCAAATGGCTCAATCCATtcaattga